The Cygnus olor isolate bCygOlo1 chromosome 2, bCygOlo1.pri.v2, whole genome shotgun sequence genome contains the following window.
ctatctttttttttttttttttttttttgcataaagaaACATGTCCATTCTAGTCCAGAGGCTCTTGCTTTATTCGAATGACGGAGGGTGCGCGAGATGTCCTTCTGAGTTCTCGTCTCAGTACGTATTCACTGAATTGGGAAGAGTCCACCCCACCTCCACATGAGCCAACAATCTCAAATCCTCTTTGCTGTAACCTCTCAAGTACctgcaaaaaaaggaaacaaaacactaatGTGTAAGTAAATAAACAGACTATTCGCTGTCTAAGGATGATAGGTGCTGTGTTCAAATAGATGCAGCTAGAAGACAAATGTGGTTACACAGATCCACTAACTGGTTCCCTAAGCTCCATCCTAAGTCTGATTTCTGCTGACTTTTGGGCACACagcaataagaagaaaaatggagaaaaatagttATTCTTTAGTACTGTCAGCAAATACAGTATTCTTCTACCCGCAGATTCATGcctgaaaaaatgcattctctGCTTCACACAATTTACAGTACAATAGGGCAAATACAGGATTGCACACCAGACATTGAAGCATGTTAAGCAAACACTTCAGTTCAATTGTGATAATGCAGATACTGTGGTCGTAATTTCAGAAGAGTTACCATCAGATTTTCTAGAGACTAATAAGCTACCAGGACTGCAAAGATCTGTGGCTATACGCGTACCAGTGGTAAAACCTGTGACCTAGCTAGGACATGTGCTAGGACAGCAAGGGCAAGCAGAGAGCTGGGACCGGGGCAGAAGCAAGCTAGGATTCATAATGTCTATAAAACTACAAGACGTGTTACATTTTTACATGCATTGCTACAGGTCAGCAAATGTCTTTCCAAAATACAGCTAATTACACAGCATACAAATCTCAAAAAGCAGGAGGTGGGAAAAGAGTTTCAGAAGCCCCCAGTGGAGATCAAACATCAAAACTTCAGTGTGAGTTTTATTTAATCTGATCTTTAGCATTTAATAATATAAGCCAAATTCCCCAAATATGTCTCAATGCAAGCCACTGAAAAATACAGGAGAAGTTAAGTCCTGAGAGAAAATGTGATGGACCAGGAAATAAGTGCAGCCCTGGGCAAATCACTGAGTCTGCACCCCACTTTCCAGGCCTGCCACAGTCCCTGTCTTGCCTTATATTGTTCTTTGGACAGAGATGCTTATTTCCCCCAAAATGGAAGATGTGGCATCATCAGCATGGGATCAGCATCTCTCTTGAAGCCTGTGTGTATTTTGCCACTCTGACTTGAGTTTTGCACATCATTAAATAGGCTTGGCAATCTTTGTGtgacaaaaatgtaaacatcaggaaaaaaactaaGCTGCTAAAGGATAAAATTGCTTTGACAAATATCATACGACATTTGCCCCCTTGAAGTACTAtgtccaggtttggggcccccagcacaagaaggatgtggatctgttagagcgggtccaaaggagggccatgaagttgaccagagggctggagcacctggagcacctctcctatggagaaaTGCTGAGAGATGttaagcctggagaagaaaaggcttgggggagaccttattgtagcttttcagtacttacagggggcttataaaaaaaacgGAtaacaactttttgctcagccagataatgacagaacaagggggaatggtttttaaactgaaagaggggagatttagattagatattatgaggaaattcttcactcagagggcagtgaggcactggcacaggttgcccagagaagctgtgggtgccccatccctggaggtgttcaaggccaggctggatggggctttgggcaacctggtctggtgggaggtgtccctgcccatggcaggggggttggaaataagtgatctttaaggtcccttccaaccaacccaagccattccgTGATTCCATGCACATGTGGCTAAATATCCATCTTTGAATGCAATATCCCATTTCCATTATAATCTTACATGCAGGGGTGTTCTAAATTTGCATTAGTCACTGGGAGAAAACAACTTTGATGTTTCAGCACGACAATAAAGGCCAATTATTTAAGAGACACAACTGTCCAAGCATAGCATGCATTAACCATGTCTTGACAGGTCAGATAGGACTATCCCTTCTCCTGTGTTGAGGCACTAGCATTATATGCAGCATCTAGAGAGCCTTCACCACATACCACATTGCTCAACCCTCTTCATCAGGGGATGGGAGCAGAGCTTTGCTACCTGGAGAGCAAGACCTGGCAGCAGAAAGATGTCAAGCTCAGCTGGCAAGTCTCCATGTAATTTGCTCCTAAGACTGGAGCATTTATGAGGTGTACCTAAACCAAACAGCATCAATACTGCTAATGATGATTCCAGATGTTAAAAAGTGTTCTCACTCCAAATTGCTGCCTGTGCATGATGTGCTAACTTAGATGAAGGTgggtgtggatttttttttttttttaactaacaaAGGATAAAACAGATGACACTACAGCTTGTAAGCTTAATGTAATTCTTACAGAAATTACCTGCGTTTGTCTCCCAGATTATTTTACCCGTTTcacaattgtttttttaaacaaatactaCTGATTTTAGTTATTGCCACATCCTCTGAATGTGAAAAAGGAGGCCCTTTCCTAAGATCACAGAATTAGATAGGTCCATTATTGCAATAAGCAGATGTGTCATTGTTGCCACCTcatgaaggagaaagaatgaACCAGTTGTTTTTGTCCAAGGTAAAAGGCACATGGTACATTTGTTCAAGAAACATTCAGGGATATCATTATGCAAAAGACCTGGGTAACACTGGAAAAATTATATGCTAGTTTTTACCATGTGTCTGTGATAACTTCCCCCCTACTGCCCCATAAGAATCCTTCACATTTCAGCTTGCCTGACAGTCTCACTGAAGGGTCAAAGCCCCACAGGATGCCCCACATTGAGGTGTAACAGAGGGCTGAGAGAATCCTTCTCctgtggctgctggctgctcccttCTCCAGAAATACTGGGTCCTACtccaggagaaggaggagaattaggaggaggaggaggctggctGTGCTCTCCATTCGTAGATGCATGGCCCTCATTTTAGAGGCTGGCCAACGCTGACACTAGCGTTCAGTCACCTCCTTCTCCAATTAATTCCCTTTTCCCCTCACTTCTCCTGTGTTCCCCAGAATAAGAGACCAGGGCTTtaccttttttgttcttctcttctctctatTCAGTTTCAGAGCTCCTAAGGACTCTCGGAAATCAGAGCACCTCCACCACCTTTCTTAGTGCATGGTGATTGCTGCCTTCCAAGGTGAAGGGACATAGCCTGATGCGCTCACAATAGCTCTGTAGGGAAGTGGcaccctccttccccagcttgaGATATCTCTAGGCCCTCTCGTCTATCCAAAAAACAATTTATGACAAGCAAGGCATGGGACTGGAAGCAGGATTGAATGGTCGCCTTATGTTCAAGTGTCAAAAATGTTTCTCCAAATATAGTGTCTTTATAAATTGAGGGAAACATACCTCTAAGAGCTGTTTTTTAACACTAGCGTAGTTTGTTTTGCAAAGAGATTTGGTGACGATGTGTGAGAATTTAGTTGAGAAAGCAgcccacagaagaaaataactagCTCAGAGACTCCAGCTGATTTTGTTCATTGAAACCTTTCAGTGAGAGAGAAGCGCGTCAACCCACAGGTACCTGGTCAACAATCTCCCCTCCAATAAATGCGTGTGACCTCCTACCTGAACTGAGTTGAGGTGACAGTATCCATTCAGTGGAAATCTGATCACATGCGTTGAGTCATGATTCCAGCCGGCATTGACAGAATTACACATCACATCACCGATTTCTGGAAACACTTCTTCTATCAATGACTTATCACCACTCAGTGTAATCCTCTCTCCGAGATCTGGGGCAACTCGCACCACCAGGCACTCACAAGACTTTGAGAAGCGGCCACTCTCCCGGTCCTGTTTCCACCTTTCCATCTCTCCTAGCATGGGCTGAAGCTGGAAATACTTTGCTTCTTCGTATAGCAAACTGTAGTCCTGAAAGACACACATATTACTGTGCACAATTAAGAAAGAGGCATTGATAATGTACCACTTAATGTATATGGTTATTCAGGCTAATGCTGCTCTATATCTGGAACCTTTCAGACATAGCTCATAGCTACTGCATAGGAAggtgtaataaaataatagtgcaagaaaaaacaaacaaacaaaaaaactccacCATCAGCAACTTAAAACAGACTGGGTATAGCAGCATttgtgtggggagggggaagtTACACTTGATCACGTGCCTCATGCTATGGAATAATCCAGGCAGTCACATTCCACTTTTCCCCACATCTTTATCCCCACAGTGATGTCATAAAATAATGACCTCATTGAACAGATGGAACAGAATTCAATCAGGATTCAGAAAATTCATCATTAGGATCCATCGCTTCTTACAGCAATACTAGCAGGCATTGTAACAGGTATAAGAATGTAAATGAGAGAGACTGCAATGGTTCTCAGTGCAAAATGCTTCAGATATTTGCATAATGAATTGCACatattactgcattttaaaaattaagtattttttaataccTCTCCATTTTGCCAACAGTATTGTTTACTACATCATCTCAAACACCAGAGCAGAGAGAATGCATTTCTACGCATAGCCAGATGTAATTTAGAATTTATGATCCTGAGTTTGTctactgctgtattttaaataaataaaaaaaataaaaatactgtttttctacGTTTAAGACCATAAGaccatttggaaaatatttatacagaaaaaagaagtaagTGAGAACTAGGGAAGGCAGAGGAATCAAATGACCACTAGAGATGACTGGTAACAGCCAACACAGCCCTGATTTGGGCTACAGACTGAATACTTGATGAGTATAGGACACCTGAAGCCTATTCAGAATACTGCTTATATTTAATGTCTAATGACAAAGTCAtctatatatttctaaaaaacaAGGGGCTGCAGTTTACTTTAAGCACTGATCTGTTGGACGACTTACAGCACAACTGGAAGGGACACCCCTTTGAACATCATGGTGGTTGGGTGAATGTGCCAGGAGATAATGTCTCTAATTTCAGCTGAGCTATGGTATATTTATGTCGTTAAAGGATCCTGCATATGTCACTTCTTAATATTGCACGGAAGGTggctttccctttttctgtatttctgattgCTTTCAGGACAAGTGCTGAGAACAGCACAAAGACATTCCAAGGCTTCAAAAGAGGGACATGATGCTATCAGCTGTTCCTAAACCCCCGCATTATTTGGGTAGGTCTACCACATCACCCAGGGAGAAGTATGTAGGTATCTACAGCAGACAATTCAAAGATTGCTCCTGAACTGAACCTCACACCTGTTACGCCCCAAACACCTGAAAATGTCTCAGATATGAGGGATAAAAGACTGCACTCCAGTGTGAACTGCTCTAACCCTTCCACATCACCTTTTCTGTTCAGTCTAAATTGCTGCATTTCGTATGGTGAACTAATGGTGCACCCAGCCATGCTGATATGCATTCATAAAGTAATGATAAAGATCTCTTCTGATTGCAACTTTGGTCTCCAGCACTCACTTCACAGCTACACCTACATACCTGCAAGCACACAAGAGTCCGAAGGTCTGCCTCTGTAGGCTGACGTCTGACATGGTGAACTATTACAAATTTGttatcaaaaagagaaaagcagacttTTTAATAAAGGTTAAAtgataaacacagaaatattcatCCCTGACTTctctaaaaatgtaaaattaaatttccagTATGCATCCAGGagtctggggaagaaaatattctatGACTTAATGCTCAAATATTACCACGTGTGCTGTTTATTATGTCAATAACATGATTCCCAAATGGTTCTCTGAATTTCAGCATGTGAGTGGAAACTGGAGTTGTTGCAATCAGAAGGGAATGATAAAAGAGGATGACAGGACCAGTAACCAGCAAAGCTCACAATCAGTTGGTTGCAGATGGTAACATCCTTTGTTTCCATCACCATCCTACAATGTTTAATTTCCCTAGGTCAAATGTGGCAAGATTACTCCACCACACCATAGCTAGGAGGGGAAAATTTAATATTGATGCCACTCTAGGAAAGCCTGACAGATGCCACTATAGCAACCCCATGCTCACTTTTGCCAAGTACCTGCAATCAAGCACCGTATTCCAGAAGTGCCCCCATCTGGGGCTCTGTTTTGATTATACATCAGACTCTTGCTTTACCAAGGTATATGCAAAACATCCAAATCCCTTGAAATCTCACCTTGAAATCATCAGGAATAAGGAGTTTTGATGTTCTTAAAAAATTCAAGATATATCTGAACATTTGCCCATCTCTGTCGATGAAATAATGCTGCTTGAGGCTGTCGAGGACGATGGGCTCCGTGCCATCGAAGAGCCTGCCGATtctggagaggaaagaagaggatAATGTCAGGGTCAGACCACGCACAGCTCAGCAGTGACCGGGAAAATTTGTTGCCTTGTCTCATGAGACGACAATGCAAGAGTATTTGGGGCACCTTTCTCAATGGCCCCTTGAGCAGACCCCATCCCACCCTGCTGCACCAACCTCCTTGATCGGCTCTGTTCTGCTTCCTGGAGGAGTACATGGTGAATTAGCTCAAAAATTACActcaagaaaagctttttatttgattattttgttattaaattatttttaaacccagATCATTTTTTGGATGCTCTTTACTGCAACCAATGCTTGGACCACCACAATTGAGGAAGCAGTGGGTACTAAGTAGTTGGGGAAATAAAAGTTATAAAGTTTCCATGTGAGGTAATGATTTCACAGCAAAACCCAGCCATTTGTGGCAGGTATCAATTAGCATGCTCTAAATTAATCAGGAGAAATGCCTCAGCATTTACAGAGACCACCCACCACCACGCAGTTGCCCAGAGAGCCTCCGCTTGCTAAAAACACTTGCAACATCAGCTTCTGGCTGAACACACGTTTTCTAGAGGTGTTCCTTGCAGAACCTGATTTA
Protein-coding sequences here:
- the KCTD1 gene encoding BTB/POZ domain-containing protein KCTD1 isoform X1, with the protein product MEELRDSRPNMSRPLITRSPASPLNNQGIPTPAQLTKSNAPVHIDVGGHMYTSSLATLTKYPDSRIGRLFDGTEPIVLDSLKQHYFIDRDGQMFRYILNFLRTSKLLIPDDFKDYSLLYEEAKYFQLQPMLGEMERWKQDRESGRFSKSCECLVVRVAPDLGERITLSGDKSLIEEVFPEIGDVMCNSVNAGWNHDSTHVIRFPLNGYCHLNSVQVLERLQQRGFEIVGSCGGGVDSSQFSEYVLRRELRRTSRAPSVIRIKQEPLD
- the KCTD1 gene encoding BTB/POZ domain-containing protein KCTD1 isoform X2, with the protein product MSRPLITRSPASPLNNQGIPTPAQLTKSNAPVHIDVGGHMYTSSLATLTKYPDSRIGRLFDGTEPIVLDSLKQHYFIDRDGQMFRYILNFLRTSKLLIPDDFKDYSLLYEEAKYFQLQPMLGEMERWKQDRESGRFSKSCECLVVRVAPDLGERITLSGDKSLIEEVFPEIGDVMCNSVNAGWNHDSTHVIRFPLNGYCHLNSVQVLERLQQRGFEIVGSCGGGVDSSQFSEYVLRRELRRTSRAPSVIRIKQEPLD